In Halodesulfovibrio sp. MK-HDV, the DNA window GTGTGGGCATCCGCACGTCCGGTTCTTACTGCTGCGATTGAAAAAGCGTACGGCAAAGAACGTTCCTTGGAATTTAAGGAGCTTCTCGCCGGAGAAAAAGCATTTAACGAGACAGGTGAATACCTGCCGCAGGCTACGTTGACCGCATTACAGAATGCAGAGCTCGCCATTAAAGGCCCGCTTACAACTCCTGTCGGTAAAGGATTCAGAAGCCTGAACGTTACCTTGAGACAGACGCTCGACTTATACGCATGTATTCGTCCTATCCGTTACTATGATGGTATCATTTCACCGGTTAAGCGTCCGGATCTTGTTGATATGGTTGTATTCCGCGAAAATACTGAAGACGTTTATGCTGGTATCGAATTTGAATCCGGCAGCGACGAAGCAAAGCGCCTTATTGCATTTTTCCACGACGAGCTTGGTGTCACTGTGGACCCTACTGCCGGTGTGGGCTTAAAGCCGATTACACCGAACGGTTCCAAGCGCCTTGTACGCAAAGCGTTGGAATTTGCTGTGGCACATGGCAAGCCGAGCGTAACTCTCGTGCATAAAGGTAACATCATGAAATACACCGAAGGCGGCTTCCGCCAGTGGGGATATGATGTTGCTGCTGAAGAGTTTGGCGCGCATACCACCACAGAAGATGCACCAGCAGAAGGCAAAGTGATCGTAAACGATCGCATTGCAGACGCAATGTTCCAGGAAGCACTGATTCGACCTGAACAGTATTCCGTACTTGCGACCACCAACCTTAATGGTGACTACCTTTCTGACGCACTTGCAGCGCAGGTTGGCGGACTCGGTCTAGCACCGGGCGTTAACATGTCTGATAAGCTTGCGCTCTTTGAAGCTACACATGGTACAGCGCCTACTA includes these proteins:
- the icd gene encoding NADP-dependent isocitrate dehydrogenase — protein: MQKTVYFIEGDGIGKEVWASARPVLTAAIEKAYGKERSLEFKELLAGEKAFNETGEYLPQATLTALQNAELAIKGPLTTPVGKGFRSLNVTLRQTLDLYACIRPIRYYDGIISPVKRPDLVDMVVFRENTEDVYAGIEFESGSDEAKRLIAFFHDELGVTVDPTAGVGLKPITPNGSKRLVRKALEFAVAHGKPSVTLVHKGNIMKYTEGGFRQWGYDVAAEEFGAHTTTEDAPAEGKVIVNDRIADAMFQEALIRPEQYSVLATTNLNGDYLSDALAAQVGGLGLAPGVNMSDKLALFEATHGTAPTIADKDMANPGSLILSGAMMLEHLGWTEAADSIHSAVSKAISAKTVTCDLASQMEDAKTVGCKAFGELVGSLL